The following proteins come from a genomic window of Malus domestica chromosome 02, GDT2T_hap1:
- the LOC103426549 gene encoding UDP-glycosyltransferase 74F2-like — translation MEDNKGYRAHVLVVPYPAQGHINPFLQFSKRVASKGIKVTLANTIFIANSLQPKSSGSVHFDTISDGYDEGGFARAESIDEYLSRMEAVGSKTLAELITKHQNSPHPINCIVYDPFLPWALEVAKQFGVLAGAFFTQTCTVNYIYYLQHRGKLTVSSIPGLHVLEPQDLPSFISVPGSYPAYFEMVLNQFLNTHKADFIFANTFYKLEQEVVDSMSKDCSNLLTIGPTVPSTYLDNSIKDDKDYGLHLFKSDSTCTDWLNTKPAGSVVYVAFGSMANLSDKQMEELAFGLKESGVHFLWVVRASEEAKLPPKFVQETSNGGKGLVVKWSPQLEVLSHAGVGCFFTHGGWNSTIEALSLGVPMIAMPQWTDQPTNSKLVEAVWKVGVRVKVDENANGIVGRDEIKRCIRKVMGDDKDGNEMKKNAKKWRELAIEAVSDGGTSDNNIQQFVSKLTSTA, via the exons atggaAGATAATAAAGGTTACAGAGCTCACGTGTTGGTAGTTCCTTATCCTGCTCAAGGTCATATAAACCCATTTCTCCAGTTCTCCAAGCGCGTTGCCTCCAAGGGCATCAAAGTGACTCTAGCCAACACCATCTTCATCGCCAACTCTTTGCAGCCCAAATCATCCGGCTCCGTCCACTTCGACACCATCTCCGATGGCTACGATGAAGGCGGATTTGCCCGAGCTGAGAGCATCGACGAATATCTATCCCGGATGGAAGCCGTGGGATCCAAAACCCTAGCCGAGCTCATTACAAAGCATCAAAACTCACCCCACCCTATAAATTGCATTGTTTACGATCCCTTTTTACCTTGGGCTTTGGAAGTAGCCAAACAATTTGGTGTACTTGCCGGTGCCTTTTTTACTCAAACATGCACGGTCAATTACATTTACTATCTCCAGCATCGTGGGAAACTGACGGTTTCTTCTATCCCGGGCTTGCATGTGCTCGAGCCCCAAGACTTGCCGTCCTTCATTTCTGTCCCGGGCTCCTATCCCGCTTACTTTGAGATGGTGTTGAACCAGTTTTTAAACACCCACAAAGCTGATTTCATTTTTGCCAATACCTTCTATAAGTTAGAGCAAGAG GTGGTGGACTCCATGTCAAAAGATTGTTCAAATTTGTTGACAATAGGGCCGACAGTCCCATCTACTTACTTGGACAACAGCATCAAAGACGACAAGGATTACGGGCTTCATCTTTTCAAGTCCGACTCGACCTGCACCGACTGGCTCAACACCAAGCCAGCAGGCTCGGTTGTATACGTGGCGTTTGGTAGCATGGCCAATCTTAGTGACAAGCAGATGGAGGAGCTTGCATTTGGGCTGAAGGAAAGCGGCGTCCACTTCTTGTGGGTGGTTAGGGCTTCGGAGGAGGCAAAGCTTCCCCCCAAGTTTGTCCAAGAGACAAGTAACGGCGGTAAAGGGTTAGTGGTAAAATGGAGCCCTCAGTTGGAGGTGCTGTCGCATGCGGGGGTGGGGTGTTTTTTCACACACGGCGGGTGGAATTCGACGATCGAGGCATTAAGCTTGGGAGTGCCAATGATTGCAATGCCGCAGTGGACCGACCAGCCCACTAATTCCAAGTTAGTTGAGGCTGTTTGGAAGGTTGGTGTTAGAGTGAAGGTTGATGAGAACGCTAATGGGATTGTAGGAAGAGATGAGATTAAGCGCTGCATTAGGAAAGTGATGGGAGATGACAAGgatggaaatgaaatgaaaaagaatgCCAAGAAATGGAGGGAGTTGGCGATCGAGGCTGTGAGTGACGGTGGCACTTCGGATAACAACATCCAACAATTCGTGTCCAAATTGACATCCACAGCTTAA
- the LOC103446710 gene encoding sm-like protein LSM36B codes for MSGGGEKGTGTTKTPADFLKSIRGRPVVVKLNSGVDYRGILACLDGYMNIAMEQTEEYVNGQLKNKYGDAFIRGNNVLYISTTKRNVADGA; via the exons ATGAGTGGAGGTGGAGAGAAAGGGACAGGAACCACAAAAACTCCGGCAGATTTCCTCAAGTCAATTCGTGGGCGACCGGTTGTTGTAAAACTGAATTCTGGTGTTGACTATCGAG GTATTCTTGCGTGTCTtgatgggtatatgaatatagcAATGGAACAAACCGAAGAATATGTCAATGGACAGTTAAAAAATAAGTATGGTGATGCTTTTATTCGCGGAAATAATG TTCTATACATTAGCACGACGAAGAGGAATGTGGCGGATGGGGCTTAG
- the LOC103446604 gene encoding large ribosomal subunit protein uL2my, C-terminal part, producing MAVWRAGAASSSLLNRLLRHSNVINVPTRASTRTLSTDVAGSSNQLFHYDINSQYGRCMPLADMHIQAKIHSIEMNPGQGGKLVRAPGTFAKILKEPTVSRCLVRLPSGVEKWIDSKCRATIGTVPSDGNKPKKLYKAGQNRWRGIRPTVRGVAMNPVDHPHGGGEGKSKSSGSHGKGSRTPWGKPTKGGYKTGPNKRRK from the exons ATGGCGGTGTGGAGAGCTGGAGCTGCTTCGTCTTCCCTGTTGAATAGGCTCCTACGCCACTCCAACGTCATCAACGTCCCCACCCGCGCCTCCACTCGCACTCTCTCCACCG ATGTAGCTGGTTCAAGTAATCAGTTGTTTCACTATGATATCAATTCACAATACGGAAGGTGCATGCCGCTTGCTGATATGCACATTCAAGCAAAAATACACAGCATCGAGATGAACCCGGGCCAAGGTGGCAAGTTAGTTCGAGCACCAGGCACTTTTGCAAAGATTTTGAAAGAACCCACTGTTTCAAGGTGTTTAGTGAGACTGCCTTCAGGTGTTGAAAAGTGGATTGATTCTAAATGCCGGGCTACAATTGGTACAGTCCCAAGTGATGGAAATAAGCCCAAGAAATTATATAAGGCTGGGCAAAACCGGTGGCGAGGCATCAGACCAACTGTTCGAGGAGTGGCAATGAATCCAGTTGATCATCCTCATGGTGGAGGTGAGGGTAAGAGCAAGAGTAGTGGGTCTCATGGGAAGGGTTCTCGAACACCTTGGGGAAAGCCTACCAAGGGTGGTTACAAGACCGGTCCCAACAAGCGTAGAAAGTAA
- the LOC103446694 gene encoding BTB/POZ and TAZ domain-containing protein 3-like: MASSTPDSPWPSSTHDSFSGSFNIHIEEANPDDILPVLEDPTSSTSYSHNIPKPPPVPSKAYTQNKLFKRLSQSCYVPNETIDTWDKLFKEAYGADVYICTKDESCIPVHSSVLTIASPVLGKFLQQSKVRNGMRYIKIPGVPYEAVYAFIRFLYSSCYEKEEMKKFVLHLLVLSHSYSVPSLKRVCIYILEQGWITKENVVDVLQLARKCDAPRLSLICVRMVVKDFKAISSTEGWKVMKRVSPALEQELLESVVEADSRKEERLKKKEEKKVYLQLYEAMEALLHICRDGCRTIGPRDKVFKGSQVACGFPACKGLETLVRHFSGCKTRVPGGCAHCKRMWQLLELHSRICNEPELCKVPLCRHLKEKMQQQTKKDEAKWKLLVSKVVAAKDTLGPISGRHSRLS, from the exons ATGGCTTCATCTACTCCGGACTCACCCTGGCCATCCTCAACTCACGATTCCTTTTCTGGATCTTTCAATATACATATAGAGGAAGCGAACCCAGACGACATTTTACCTGTTCTGGAAGACCCAACCTCTTCTACGTCCTATAGCCATAATATCCCGAAACCACCTCCTGTCCCTAGTAAAGCATATACACAAAATAAACTTTTCAAAAGGCTTTCACAGAGTTGCTATGTCCCAAATGAAACAATTGATACATGGGACAAGCTTTTTAAAGAAGCATATGGTGCTGATGTCTATATTTGCACCAAGGATGAATCGTGTATTCCAGTTCATTCTAGTGTTCTG ACAATTGCGTCACCGGTGCTAGGTAAATTCCTGCAGCAATCAAAAGTAAGAAATGGAATGAGATACATTAAGATTCCTGGGGTACCTTATGAAGCTGTCTACGCATTCATCCGTTTTCTTTACTCATCCTG CTATGAAAAGGAAGAGATGAAGAAATTTGTTCTCCATTTGTTGGTTTTGTCACACTCTTACTCAGTTCCATCATTGAAAAGAGTTTGTATATACATTCTTGAGCAGGGATGGATTACCAAAGAAAATGTGGTCGATGTGCTTCAATTGGCAAGGAAGTGTGATGCACCACGGCTATCCTTAATTTGTGTGCGCATGGTTGTGAAGGACTTTAAAGCCATATCATCAACCGAAGGCTGGAAAGTGATGAAGCGAGTTAGTCCTGCACTTGAACAAGAACTGCTAGAGTCCGTTGTTGAAGCAGATTCT AGGAAAGAAGAGAGgttgaagaaaaaggaagagaaaaaagtGTACTTGCAACTGTATGAGGCAATGGAAGCCCTTCTCCACATATGTAGGGATGGATGTAGAACTATAGGTCCCCGTGACAAGGTGTTTAAAGGAAGCCAAGTTGCCTGTGGTTTTCCTGCTTGCAAGGGGCTTGAGACCTTAGTTCGTCATTTCTCCGGCTGTAAAACCCGGGTTCCTGGTGGATGTGCTCACTGCAAACgcatgtggcagcttcttgaaCTGCATTCTCGTATTTGCAATGAGCCTGAATTGTGCAAGGTCCCTTTGTGTAG gcatttgaaggaaaaaatgcAGCAGCAGACCAAGAAAGACGAGGCTAAATGGAAGCTGTTGGTGAGTAAAGTGGTAGCAGCAAAGGATACTCTGGGACCTATCTCAGGTCGCCACTCGCGTTTATCATGA
- the LOC103446672 gene encoding integrin-linked protein kinase 1-like — protein MENIAAQLKRGISRQFSTGSLKRTLSRQFTRQSSLDPKRNNLRFSFGRQSSLDPIRRSPSHDDDDEVDLSVPENLDSTMNLLFLACRGDVHGVEDVLNQGIDVNSIDLDGRTALHISACEGHVEVVRLLLSRKANIDARDRWGSTAAADAKYYGNTEVYNILKARGAKVPKTRKTPMTVANPREVPEYELNPLELQVRKSDGITKGSYQVAKWNGTKVSVKILDKDCYTDPESINAFKHELELLEKVRHPNVVQFVGAVTQNIPMMIVSEYHSKGDLGSYLQKKGRLSPSKALRFALDIARGMNYLHECKPDPIIHCDLKPKNILLDNGGQLKVAGFGLIRLSKISPNKAKLAQPWADTDLSNLYVAPEIYKDEIFDRSVDAYSFGLILYEMIEGIQPFHPKPIEESVKLMCLEGKRPQLRTKSKSYPPVLKELIEECWDPEPVMRPIFSEIIVRLDRIVANCSKQGWWKDTFKLPWK, from the exons ATGGAGAACATCGCGGCGCAGCTGAAGCGGGGGATATCGCGGCAGTTCTCCACGGGGTCGCTGAAGCGGACTCTCAGCCGCCAGTTCACCCGCCAATCCTCGCTCGACCCCAAGAGGAACAACTTGCGCTTCAGCTTCGGCAGGCAGTCCTCCCTCGACCCCATCCGCCGCAGCCCTTCCCACGACGATGACGACGAAGTCGATCTCTCCGTCCCCGAGAATCTCGACTCCACCATGAACCTCCTCTTCCTCGCCTGCCGCGGCGACGTCCACGGCGTCGAGGACGTCCTCAATCAAGGCATCGACGTCAACAGCATCGATTTGGACGGCCGTACGGCGCTCCATATCTCTGCCTGCGAGGGCCACGTCGAGGTCGTTAGGCTGTTGCTCTCCCGCAAGGCCAATATCGATGCTCGTGATCGCTGGGGCAGCACG GCAGCTGCAGATGCCAAGTATTACGGGAACACGGAAGTTTACAACATTCTGAAGGCACGTGGAGCCAAAGTTCCG aaaacCAGGAAGACACCAATGACTGTTGCGAATCCTCGAGAAGTTCCAGAGTATGAGCTCAATCCGTTAGAGCTTCAAGTTCGAAAGAGCGATGGTATCACAAAG GGATCGTATCAAGTGGCTAAATGGAATGGTACAAAGGTGTCTGTAAAGATACTTGACAAGGATTGCTACACGGACCCTGAAAGCAT TAATGCCTTCAAACATGAGCTGGAGTTGTTAGAGAAGGTTCGGCATCCTAATGTCGTTCAATTTGTTGGTGCTGTCACCCAAAATATACCGATGATGATTGTGTCAGAGTATCATTCAAAA GGTGACTTGGGAAGCTATCTTCAAAAGAAAGGGCGCTTATCTCCATCAAAAGCCCTAAGATTTGCTCTTGACATTGCAAG GGGCATGAATTATCTTCATGAATGTAAACCAGACCCAATAATCCACTGTGATTTAAAGCCAAA AAATATTTTGCTCGATAATGGAGGTCAACTGAAAGTAGCTGGATTTGGCTTGATACGGTTGTCAAAAATCTCACCTAACAAAGCAAAACTAGCACAGCCTTGGGCTGACACTGACCTTTCAA ATTTATATGTGGCACCTGAGATCTACAAAGATGAAATTTTCGACAGAAGTGTGGATGCATACTCTTTCGGTCTTATATTATATGAG ATGATTGAGGGAATACAACCATTCCATCCCAAGCCTATTGAAGAATCTGTGAAGCTGATGTGTTTGGAAGGAAAAAGACCGCAGTTGAGGACCAAATCAAAAAGTTATCCCCCTGTACTGAAAGA GTTGATTGAGGAATGCTGGGATCCAGAACCTGTTATGAGACCCATTTTCTCTGAGATTATTGTACGCTTGGACAGGATAGTTGCGAATTGCTCAAAGCAGGGATGGTGGAAAGACACGTTTAAGCTTCCTTG GAAATAA
- the LOC103446648 gene encoding uncharacterized protein: MASRAIFRRNRILTDYVTASSRASPGFQWLGHSHGAQKLESKGFSSILTLKSSSNNDDDDKVSIAKDEFRRLGYVYISPMGIHHRRMSQAIRNASTAAAAATPVKATERGSPSDDEENERLAAKKRKEASPEDCDQAVQGLSTAKAAKAKKLQESQKYKAVKPMLQKVWATILGIGPALKAVASMSREDWAKKLVHWKKEFISTLQHYWLGIKLLGADIRICSRLLLKLAGGKTLSRRERQQLTRTTADIFRLVPLSVFIIVPFMEFLLPVFLKLFPNMLPSTFQDKLKEEEALKRRLKARIEYAKFLQDTAKEMAKEVQNSRSGETKQTAEDLDEFLNKVRTGARVSNEEILGFAKLFNDELTLDNISRPRLVSMCKYMNISPYGTDAYLRYMLRKRLQRIKADDKLIQEEGVESLTEDELREECRERGMLGLRSVEDMRQQLRDWLDLSLNHSMPSSLLILSRAFIVSGRLMPADAVRATLSSLPDEVVDTVGVTSLPSEDSVSERRRKLEFLEMQEEMIKEEEEKEEEELARMKESQAKEEDKALKEMIIPTAKEAQDQARARTLEKQEKLCEISRALAVLASASSVSREREEFLRLVNKEIELYNSVVDKEGTDGEKDALKAYKAARDENDSNAEAEGDDGGVSSALVDKVDSMLHKLEKEIDDVDAQIGDRWRLLDRDFDGKVTPEEVAAAANYLKNTLGKEGVQELIGNLSKDKDGKILVEDIVRLGSRSEDANSAEEEEEEEEKRV, translated from the exons atgGCTTCCAGAGCGATCTTCAGGAGGAACAGAATCCTCACCGACTATGTAACGGCGTCGTCTCGCGCCAGCCCTGGATTCCAGTGGCTCGGGCATTCCCATGGCGCTCAGAAATTGGAGTCCAAGGGTTTCAGCAGTATCCTCACGCTTAAGAGCAGCAGCAACAACGACGATGATGATAAAGTTTCCATCGCAAAGGACGAGTTCCGGCGATTGGGGTATGTCTATATCTCGCCGATGGGGATACATCATCGGCGGATGTCGCAGGCGATTCGAAATGCGTCTACAGCTGCAGCGGCGGCGACGCCCGTTAAGGCGACTGAGCGGGGCAGTCCCAGTGATGACGAGGAGAACGAGCGTTTGgctgccaagaaaagaaaggagGCATCTCCGGAGGACTGCGATCAAGCCGTTCAGGGATTGAGCACTGCAAAAGCCGCCAAGGCGAAGAAGTTGCAAGAATCTCAGAAGTACAAGGCTGTCAAACCCATGTTGCAGAAAGTTTGGGCCACCATCCTGGGAATTGGCCCTGCTTTGAAAGCTGTAGCTTCCATGAGCAG GGAAGACTGGGCCAAGAAACTTGTTCACTGGAAGAAGGAATTTATATCCACGTTGCAGCATTATTGGTTGGGTATTAAGCTACTGGGTGCCGATATAAGGATTTGTTCGAGGTTGCTGCTAAAGCTTGCTGGCGGCAAGACTCTCTCTAGAAGGGAGAGACAACAGCTCACCCGCACAACGGCTGATATCTTTAGGCTAGTTCCCTTGTCGGTTTTCATCATTGTTCCTTTCATGGAATTTTTGCTGCCAGTATTCCTCAAATTGTTTCCCAACATGCTGCCATCAACTTTTCAAGACAAATTGAAGGAAGAG GAAGCATTGAAAAGGAGGCTAAAGGCAAGAATAGAATACGCTAAGTTCCTTCAAGACACGGCCAAAGAAATGGCAAAGGAAGTTCAAAACTCAAGGAGTGGAGAAACTAAGCAAACTGCAGAAGATCTAGATGAATTTTTAAACAAG GTTAGAACTGGTGCACGTGTTTCTAACGAGGAGATCTTGGGGTTCGCCAAGTTGTTTAATGATGAACTTACCCTAGATAACATCAGCAG ACCTCGGTTAGTCAGTATGTGCAAATATATGAACATCAGCCCTTATGGAACAGATGCATATTTGCGATATATGCTCCGGAAAAGACTCCAGCG gaTTAAGGCTGATGATAAGTTAATTCAAGAAGAAGGTGTGGAATCCCTTACAGAAGATGAGCTGCGCGAGGAATGCAGGGAGCGCGGAATGCTTGGTTTGCGTTCTGTGGAAGATATGCGCCAGCAG CTTCGTGATTGGTTGGATTTGTCTCTCAATCACTCAATGCCATCTTCACTTTTGATCCTTTCCAG GGCCTTCATTGTGTCTGGAAGGTTGATGCCAGCTGATGCTGTTCGAGCTACACTGTCTTCTCTGCCAGATGAAGTGGTGGATACTGTTGGTGTTACATCATTGCCCTCTGAAGACTCTGTATCtgaaaggagaaggaaattgGAGTTCCTTGAGATGCAGGAAGAAATGATCAAG gaggaggaagagaaagaggaggaagagctAGCCAGAATGAAGGAATCTCAGGCCAAAGAAGAGGATAAGGCATTGAAAGAGATGATTATTCCAACAGCCAAAGAAGCACAAGACCAAGCCAGGGCTAGGACACTAGAAAAGCAAGAGAAGCTCTGTGAAATAAGTCGTGCATTGGCTGTTTTGGCTTCTGCATCT TCTGTGAGTAGAGAGCGTGAAGAGTTCCTGAGGCTTGTCAATAAGGAg ATTGAACTTTACAATAGTGTGGTGGATAAAGAGGGTACAGATGGTGAAAAGGATGCCTTAAAAGCATATAAAGCAGCTCGAGATGAAAATGACAGTAATGCCGAGGCTGAAGGTGATGATGGGGGGGTTTCATCAGCCCTCGTAGACAAG GTCGATTCAATGCTTCACAAACTTGAAAAGGAAATTGATGATGTAGATGCTCAAATAGGTGATCGCTGGCGGTTACTTGACAG GGATTTTGATGGGAAAGTAACTCCCGAGGAGGTTGCAGCCGCTGCGAACTACTTGAAGAATACTTTAGGCAAGGAGGGTGTCCAAGAACTGATAGGCAACCTTTCCAAAGATAAAG ATGGGAAAATTCTTGTGGAAGACATTGTGAGATTGGGCAGTCGGTCGGAAGATGCAAACTCagcagaggaggaggaggaggaggaggagaagagagTATAG
- the LOC103446727 gene encoding acyl-coenzyme A thioesterase 2, chloroplastic-like, protein MTPLRKPLPHLLFTPKSKSSSFQSLASYFTLTPNLHPSSPHPPESPTTRIPNPPQQPKPTFKIPPFFPIPPPFTHTRSFSTANSDPSQPIPVVSTVTSPHDSSQPIDAGSSIRKPISLWPGMYSSPVTNALWEARSRMYGDASGDAPPQSELVARTPAQSRTSILYKFSSDYKLREQYRNPWNGIRMGKLLEDLDALAGTIAFKHCCNEDGTTRPLLLVTASVDKMVLKKPILVDTDLNIGGAVIWVGKSSMEIQLEVTQSLQGSSYPSESIALTANFTFVARDSKSGKSAPVNQILPETEKEKLLWEEADKRNKMRKKKRAEHKTDTENQDTDRLNALLAEGRVFCDMPALADRDSILIRDTCLQNSFICQPQQRNIHGRIFGGFLMRRAFEIAFSTTYAFAGVAPHFLEVDHVDFVRPVDVGNFLRLKSCVLYTELENPDEPLINVEVVAHVTQPELRSSEVSNKFYFTFSVPPEAMKDGIRIRSVVPATEEEARRVIERMDAENSQFAAL, encoded by the exons ATGACACCACTCAGAAAACCACTTCCCCACCTCCTCTTCACCCCCAAATCCAAATCTTCATCCTTCCAATCACTCGCCTCCTACTTcactctcactccaaatcttcATCCTTCCTCACCACACCCGCCTGAATCACCCACTACCCGCATACCAAATCCACCACAACAGCCAAAACCCACCTTCAAGATCCCACCTTTCTTTCCTATTCCCCCGCCATTCACTCACACCAGGTCCTTCTCAACCGCAAATTCCGACCCTTCTCAGCCAATCCCGGTTGTTTCCACCGTGACTTCGCCCCACGACAGTTCGCAGCCCATCGATGCAGGCTCTTCTATTCGAAAACCGATCAGTTTATGGCCTGGAATGTACAGTTCCCCTGTCACAAATGCTCTGTGGGAAGCGAGATCAAGGATGTACGGGGACGCATCGGGTGACGCGCCTCCGCAGAGTGAATTGGTGGCGAGGACTCCGGCGCAGAGTCGGACCAGTATTCTGTACAAGTTTTCGTCTGATTATAAACTGAGAGAGCAGTACAGGAACCCCTGGAATGGGATTAGAATGGGGAAGTTGCTTGAGGATCTCGATGCTCTTGCTGGAACCATTGCATTCAAG CATTGCTGCAATGAAGATGGCACAACAAGGCCTCTGCTACTGGTGACTGCTTCTGTTGACAAGATGGTTTTGAAAAAACCTATCCTTGTCGACACTGATTTGAATATAGGTGGCGCTGTCATATGGGTTGGGAAGTCATCCATGGAAATTCAGCTGGAAGTGACTCAATCGTTGCAGG GATCCTCATACCCATCAGAGTCCATTGCTCTTACAGCAAACTTCACTTTTGTAGCCCGTGATTCTAAGTCTGGAAAATCAGCTCCGGTTAACCAGATATTGCCGGAGACTGAGAAAGAAAAATTGCTCTGGGAAGAAGCAGATAAGAGGAATAAaatgaggaaaaagaaaagagcagAACATAAAACAGATACAGAAAACCAGGACACAGACAGACTCAACGCCTTGTTAGCCGAAGGTCGAGTTTTCTGTGACATGCCAGCACTGGCAGACCGAGATAGCATTCTTATAAGGGATACTTGCCTCCAGAACTCCTTTATTTGCCAGCCACAGCAAAGGAACATCCATGGTCGGAtctttggaggatttttgaTGCGAAGAGCATTTGAAATTGCCTTCTCAACAACGTATGCATTTGCTGGTGTAGCACCACACTTTCTGGAAGTTGATCATGTTGATTTTGTTAGACCT GTCGATGTAGGAAATTTTCTCCGTTTGAAGTCTTGTGTTCTCTATACAGAACTTGAAAACCCAGATGAACCTCTGATAAACGTGGAAGTCGTTGCTCATGTTACACAGCCAGAGCTTAGGTCCAGTGAG GTATCAAACAAATTCTACTTCACGTTCTCTGTCCCTCCTGAAGCCATGAAAGATGGGATCCGGATTCGGAGCGTAGTTCCTGCTACTGAGGAGGAAGCACGGCGGGTGATTGAACGTATGGATGCTGAGAACTCCCAGTTTGCTGCCTTGTGA